In Actinoplanes sp. NBC_00393, a single genomic region encodes these proteins:
- a CDS encoding DUF7824 domain-containing protein, translating into MSLTWAGLDGPLRTIDSPRLTALLLAVGEPERLAFAGEVEARVRSGSRAGSSFDPAGCLALTVIACMPTAARAAALLTRRDMREWRLISTDCFLQIARARRLPWLGDLGVRLAQHLPARDPWGADWLFAESLLIAGDTEPPVTEGAVRAWLLAAEESCWFGRSASLAEAYRGSPWLDLLLPAVFELDGVGSDLPDLFPAAVTSLVTEGRLDRKTVLSATLDRLTRPDRPARLRPFARLHAALEPVPVELAQHVPAYLAMLPDAPSPVAGLAQRALRALDEAGLLDVDTVLEAGRSLVARPEKVLVRAQLAWFRQLARRAPQRAADIREVVALALAHPAADLRERAAALIGVDASVIAYGGHPAAGSDAAGLARGDHPALAADLEAAGSEAAGLGFGGQPAGPGLPAVVPVAAVPPPIADAAELAAEVVALLHEASALRWERVMAALVTLPEAGLAETLGPVLDRYRGSFTDRWGRIPFLGEAIGARIGRERGHVMRERLLGIVRRSWTDAGGGMDRSLINTPSGVLTLRIAELAAQVTRSPVPVLLATPTHVTGSLDGRTLVQRLERHEAAGGEPWPLDFQQALLRVPRTVDAEVLARAEALTSPAGRQLAGWFRSGGLPDPVSTRFVQSTRDPDGRVVVRRVVANLETGRGDDDRILLEDALCTINRRPRPEYRDQPAVEADVLAMVLPHHREAVAAWALPELAALADQDARGASLLPLLADCSGPIGPAMTLALAYGLGARRPANRVAAVDALLALAAGPDPFAAAVGSDLGDLCADGTVKLSRVVTPLTDAHQAGASVAVWEIVAAALPALLPAAPRGLPDLLELATMVATAVGARTEIPGLAAVTGRSRAAREARRLRATLAAG; encoded by the coding sequence AGGTCGAGGCCCGGGTGCGGTCCGGTTCCCGGGCGGGCAGCTCGTTCGATCCGGCCGGCTGCCTCGCGCTCACCGTGATCGCCTGCATGCCCACCGCGGCCCGGGCCGCCGCGCTGCTCACCCGCCGCGACATGCGCGAGTGGCGGCTGATCTCCACCGACTGCTTCCTGCAGATCGCCCGGGCCCGGCGGCTGCCCTGGCTCGGCGACCTCGGCGTCCGGCTCGCACAACACCTGCCGGCGCGCGACCCGTGGGGCGCGGACTGGTTGTTCGCCGAGTCCCTGCTGATCGCCGGTGACACGGAACCACCGGTCACCGAGGGCGCCGTCCGGGCCTGGCTGCTAGCGGCCGAGGAGAGCTGCTGGTTCGGCCGTTCCGCGTCGCTCGCCGAGGCCTATCGCGGGTCGCCTTGGCTCGACCTGCTGCTGCCCGCGGTCTTCGAGCTCGACGGCGTGGGCAGCGACCTGCCTGATCTCTTTCCGGCGGCTGTCACCTCACTGGTCACCGAGGGCCGGCTCGATCGCAAGACCGTACTGAGCGCCACCCTCGACCGTCTCACCCGGCCGGACCGCCCGGCCCGGCTGCGTCCGTTCGCCCGGCTGCATGCGGCCCTCGAGCCGGTGCCGGTCGAGCTGGCCCAGCACGTCCCGGCCTACCTCGCCATGCTGCCGGACGCCCCGTCCCCTGTCGCCGGTCTGGCACAGCGGGCGCTGCGCGCCCTGGACGAGGCAGGTCTGCTGGATGTGGACACCGTGCTGGAGGCCGGCCGCAGCCTCGTAGCGCGCCCCGAGAAGGTCCTGGTCCGCGCCCAGCTGGCCTGGTTCAGGCAGCTGGCGCGCCGGGCACCCCAGCGGGCGGCCGACATCCGGGAGGTGGTGGCGCTGGCGCTCGCACACCCGGCGGCGGACTTACGGGAGCGAGCGGCCGCTCTGATCGGTGTGGACGCCTCCGTCATCGCCTACGGTGGGCACCCAGCGGCTGGATCGGACGCCGCGGGCCTCGCCCGCGGTGACCACCCAGCGCTGGCCGCCGACTTGGAGGCCGCTGGTTCGGAGGCCGCGGGGCTCGGCTTCGGCGGCCAGCCGGCCGGGCCCGGGCTGCCCGCGGTGGTCCCGGTGGCTGCGGTGCCGCCGCCGATCGCCGACGCTGCGGAGCTCGCCGCGGAGGTGGTGGCGCTGCTGCACGAGGCGAGTGCGCTGCGCTGGGAGCGGGTGATGGCGGCGCTGGTCACGCTGCCGGAGGCCGGTCTGGCCGAGACGCTCGGCCCGGTCTTGGACCGGTACCGCGGGTCCTTCACCGACCGCTGGGGACGGATCCCGTTTCTCGGCGAGGCGATCGGGGCGCGGATCGGCCGGGAGCGCGGGCACGTCATGCGGGAACGCCTTCTCGGCATCGTCCGGCGGAGCTGGACGGATGCCGGCGGCGGCATGGACCGGTCGCTGATCAACACGCCGTCCGGTGTGCTCACCCTCCGGATCGCCGAGCTGGCCGCGCAGGTGACCCGCTCCCCCGTGCCGGTGCTGCTCGCCACGCCCACCCACGTGACCGGCAGCCTCGACGGCCGCACCCTGGTCCAGCGTCTGGAGCGGCACGAGGCCGCGGGAGGCGAACCCTGGCCGCTCGACTTCCAGCAGGCGCTGCTCCGCGTGCCACGCACGGTCGATGCGGAGGTGCTGGCCCGGGCGGAGGCTCTCACCTCACCCGCCGGGCGGCAGCTGGCCGGGTGGTTCCGGTCCGGCGGGTTGCCCGACCCGGTCAGCACCCGGTTCGTGCAGTCCACGCGTGACCCCGACGGGCGGGTCGTGGTCCGCCGGGTGGTCGCCAACCTGGAGACGGGCCGCGGCGACGACGATCGCATCCTGCTGGAGGACGCGCTGTGCACCATCAACCGCAGGCCCCGGCCGGAGTATCGGGACCAGCCCGCCGTCGAAGCGGATGTTCTCGCCATGGTGCTGCCACACCACCGCGAAGCCGTAGCAGCCTGGGCGCTGCCCGAGCTCGCCGCGCTCGCCGACCAGGACGCCCGCGGCGCGTCGCTGCTGCCGTTGCTCGCCGACTGCTCCGGCCCGATCGGCCCGGCCATGACGCTCGCCCTGGCCTACGGGCTCGGCGCCCGCCGTCCGGCTAACCGGGTGGCCGCGGTCGACGCCCTCCTGGCCCTCGCCGCCGGTCCCGACCCGTTCGCCGCCGCCGTCGGCTCGGATCTGGGCGACCTCTGCGCCGACGGCACGGTCAAGCTCAGCCGGGTGGTGACGCCGCTGACCGACGCCCACCAGGCGGGCGCATCCGTCGCGGTCTGGGAGATCGTCGCGGCGGCTCTCCCCGCCCTGTTGCCGGCGGCGCCCCGCGGCCTGCCCGACCTGCTGGAGCTGGCCACGATGGTCGCCACGGCGGTCGGGGCCCGCACGGAGATCCCCGGGCTCGCAGCGGTGACGGGCCGTTCGCGCGCGGCCCGGGAGGCCAGGCGGCTGCGCGCCACCCTCGCCGCCGGCTGA
- a CDS encoding glycerophosphodiester phosphodiesterase has product MADRRQVLRFGAVAAATPVLAGAVSAPASAHGGRPDRKPLVVGHRGASGYRPEHTLASYELAARLGADYLEPDLVITKDGVLVCRHEPEIGGTTDVAAHPEFADRKRTVSLDGVSVTGWFTHDFTLAELKTLRAVERIPAVRQQNTLYDGLFEVPTFQEMLDLRKRLSKELGRDLGVFPETKHPTYFQKLGLALEAPLVRTLRRNGLDRRGAKVFVQSFEAANLRELADKHRVQVPLVFLTGATGGPFNDPRSYADYLTPAGLKELSQFVDGIGPEKSQIIPRKADGTLGTPTSLVADAHAAGLKVIPYTFRNENQFLPAELRVGADPTAYGKAIDEQVTFLRTGIDGLFTDNPDTGVLARTLV; this is encoded by the coding sequence GTGGCAGATCGCCGTCAGGTGCTGCGCTTCGGCGCGGTCGCCGCCGCCACGCCGGTGCTGGCCGGGGCCGTTTCCGCGCCCGCGTCCGCGCACGGCGGCCGGCCGGATCGCAAGCCGCTGGTCGTGGGGCACCGGGGTGCCTCCGGTTACCGGCCGGAGCACACCCTCGCCTCGTACGAGCTGGCCGCCCGGCTGGGCGCCGACTACCTGGAACCAGACCTGGTGATCACCAAGGACGGTGTGCTGGTCTGCCGGCACGAGCCGGAGATCGGCGGCACCACCGATGTGGCCGCGCACCCGGAGTTCGCCGACCGCAAGCGCACCGTGTCGCTCGACGGGGTCAGCGTCACCGGCTGGTTCACCCACGACTTCACGCTCGCCGAGCTGAAGACGCTGCGCGCCGTCGAGCGGATCCCGGCGGTCCGGCAGCAGAACACCCTGTACGACGGGCTGTTCGAGGTGCCGACCTTCCAGGAGATGCTGGACCTGCGCAAGCGGCTCTCCAAGGAGCTCGGCCGCGACCTGGGCGTGTTCCCGGAGACCAAGCACCCGACCTACTTCCAGAAGCTCGGCCTCGCCCTCGAAGCGCCGCTGGTGCGCACCCTGCGCCGCAACGGCCTGGACCGGCGCGGCGCCAAGGTGTTCGTGCAGTCGTTCGAGGCGGCGAACCTGCGGGAGCTCGCGGACAAGCACCGCGTCCAGGTGCCGCTGGTGTTCCTGACCGGCGCGACCGGTGGGCCGTTCAACGACCCGCGCAGCTACGCCGACTACCTGACTCCGGCCGGGCTGAAGGAGCTGTCGCAGTTCGTGGACGGGATCGGGCCGGAGAAGAGCCAGATCATCCCGCGTAAGGCGGACGGGACGCTGGGCACCCCGACCAGCCTGGTCGCCGACGCGCACGCGGCCGGGCTGAAGGTGATCCCGTACACGTTCCGCAACGAGAACCAGTTCCTGCCGGCCGAGCTGCGGGTGGGCGCCGACCCCACCGCGTACGGGAAGGCCATCGACGAGCAGGTGACGTTCCTGCGTACCGGAATCGACGGGCTGTTCACCGACAACCCGGACACCGGCGTGCTGGCCCGCACCCTGGTGTGA
- a CDS encoding inorganic phosphate transporter: protein MTETSVILALVVLTALAFDFTNGFHDTANAMATSIATKALRPKTAVALSGILNLVGAFLSVEVALTVTNAVVKIQDKTGAPKAELLADGGNGLMLIILAGLVGGIIWNLLTWLFGLPSSSSHALFGGLVGATVAGLGWAGVNWNGDGSKLDGVVGKVLLPAVLSPVIAALVAAIGTWVIFKITAGIAARFTDKGFRWGQIGSASLVSLAHGTNDAQKTMGVITLALIASGHWSDLENIPLWVKVSAAVAIAAGTYLGGWRIIRTLGKGITDINPPQGTAAQSGAAAVILASSHLGFALSTTHVATGSVIGSGLGRPGAKVRWAVAGRMVTAWMITLPAAGLIGAVTWWIGDTVGGMAGALVVFALLVLASGAMYLRSRTGKVDHENVNDDWDGSPDPAAVTPVPAVAAN from the coding sequence GTGACAGAAACATCCGTGATCTTGGCGCTGGTGGTCCTCACGGCCCTGGCCTTCGATTTCACCAACGGGTTCCATGACACCGCGAACGCGATGGCCACCTCCATCGCGACCAAGGCGCTACGGCCCAAGACCGCCGTCGCCCTCTCGGGCATCCTGAACCTGGTCGGCGCGTTCCTCTCGGTCGAAGTCGCGCTCACCGTCACCAACGCCGTCGTCAAGATCCAGGACAAGACCGGCGCACCCAAGGCCGAGTTGCTGGCCGACGGCGGCAACGGCCTGATGCTGATCATCCTGGCCGGCCTCGTCGGCGGGATCATCTGGAATCTGCTCACCTGGCTCTTCGGCCTCCCGTCCAGCTCGTCGCACGCCCTCTTCGGCGGCCTCGTCGGTGCCACCGTGGCCGGCCTCGGCTGGGCCGGGGTGAACTGGAACGGCGACGGCTCGAAGCTCGACGGCGTCGTCGGCAAGGTGCTGCTGCCCGCGGTGCTCTCCCCGGTCATCGCCGCGCTGGTCGCCGCGATCGGCACCTGGGTGATCTTCAAGATCACCGCCGGGATCGCGGCCCGCTTCACCGACAAGGGCTTCCGCTGGGGCCAGATCGGCAGCGCCTCGCTGGTCTCGCTCGCGCACGGCACCAACGACGCGCAGAAGACCATGGGTGTGATCACGCTCGCCCTGATCGCCAGCGGCCACTGGAGCGACCTGGAGAACATCCCGCTCTGGGTGAAGGTCTCCGCCGCCGTGGCCATCGCGGCCGGCACCTACCTGGGCGGCTGGCGGATCATCCGCACCCTGGGCAAGGGCATCACCGACATCAACCCGCCGCAGGGCACCGCCGCGCAGTCCGGCGCCGCCGCGGTCATCCTGGCCTCCAGCCACCTCGGCTTCGCGCTCTCCACGACCCACGTCGCCACCGGCTCGGTGATCGGTTCCGGCCTCGGCCGGCCCGGCGCCAAGGTCCGCTGGGCGGTCGCCGGCCGGATGGTCACCGCCTGGATGATCACCCTGCCCGCGGCCGGCCTGATCGGCGCGGTCACCTGGTGGATCGGTGACACGGTCGGCGGCATGGCCGGCGCCCTGGTCGTCTTCGCCCTGCTGGTCCTCGCGTCCGGCGCGATGTACCTGCGCTCCCGCACCGGCAAGGTCGACCACGAGAACGTCAACGACGACTGGGACGGTTCGCCCGACCCGGCCGCCGTCACCCCCGTTCCCGCCGTCGCGGCCAACTGA